A DNA window from Streptomyces bacillaris contains the following coding sequences:
- a CDS encoding acyl-CoA synthetase, with translation MTPPPNGFWAQATADPHRTVLVAPDGEEWSAGRLHADANRMVHGLRAAGLRTGDAFAVVLPNGTELLTAHLAASQAGFYLVPVNHHLTGPETAWIVSDSGARVLITHERFATAATAAADEAGLPGSHRYAVGIAPGCRPYADLLDGHPATPPENRTLGWVMNYTSGTTGRPRGIRRPLPGRLPEETYLGGFLGIFGIRPFDDNVHLVCSPLYHTAVLQFASAALHIGHRLVLMDGWAPEEMLRLIDTHRCTHTHMVPTQFHRLLALPEEVKERYDVSSMRHAIHGAAPCPAPVKRAMIDWWGSCVEEYYAASEGGGAFATAEEWLKKPGTVGKAWPISELAVFDDDGNRLPPGQLGTVYMKMLTGGFSYHKDETKTRSSRIGDFFTVGDLGILDEEGYLFLRDRKIDLIIAGGVNIYPAEIEAALLTHPAVADAAAFGIPHADRGEEVKAVVEPAEGYEAGEALAAEILAHCEQRLAGYKRPRSIDFIAAMPRDPNGKLYKRRLREPYWEGQERPL, from the coding sequence GTGACCCCGCCCCCCAACGGCTTCTGGGCCCAGGCCACCGCCGACCCCCACCGCACCGTCCTCGTCGCCCCCGACGGCGAGGAGTGGAGCGCGGGCCGCCTCCACGCCGACGCCAACCGCATGGTCCACGGGCTGCGGGCGGCCGGGTTGCGCACAGGGGACGCGTTCGCCGTCGTCCTGCCCAACGGCACCGAACTCCTCACCGCCCACCTCGCCGCATCCCAGGCAGGCTTCTACCTGGTCCCGGTCAACCACCACCTCACCGGCCCCGAGACCGCCTGGATCGTCTCCGACTCGGGCGCCCGCGTCCTCATCACCCACGAACGCTTCGCCACCGCCGCGACGGCCGCCGCCGACGAGGCCGGACTCCCCGGCAGCCACCGCTACGCCGTGGGGATCGCCCCCGGCTGCCGCCCGTACGCCGACCTGCTCGACGGACACCCCGCCACCCCGCCGGAGAACCGCACGCTCGGCTGGGTCATGAACTACACCTCGGGCACCACCGGCCGCCCGCGCGGCATCCGCCGCCCCCTCCCCGGCAGGCTCCCCGAGGAGACGTACCTCGGCGGCTTCCTCGGCATCTTCGGCATCCGGCCGTTCGACGACAACGTCCACCTGGTCTGCTCACCGCTCTACCACACAGCGGTGCTCCAGTTCGCGAGCGCCGCTCTCCACATAGGACACCGGCTCGTCCTCATGGACGGCTGGGCGCCCGAGGAGATGCTCCGCCTCATCGACACCCACCGCTGCACGCACACGCACATGGTCCCGACCCAGTTCCACCGACTGCTGGCCCTGCCGGAGGAGGTGAAGGAGCGGTACGACGTCTCCTCGATGCGCCACGCCATCCACGGGGCCGCCCCCTGCCCCGCCCCCGTGAAACGCGCCATGATCGACTGGTGGGGGAGCTGCGTCGAGGAGTACTACGCGGCCAGCGAGGGCGGCGGAGCCTTCGCCACCGCCGAGGAGTGGCTGAAGAAGCCCGGAACCGTCGGCAAGGCCTGGCCGATCAGCGAACTCGCCGTCTTCGACGACGACGGCAACCGGCTCCCGCCCGGTCAACTCGGCACGGTCTACATGAAGATGCTCACCGGCGGCTTCAGCTACCACAAGGACGAGACCAAGACCCGCTCCAGCCGCATCGGTGACTTCTTCACCGTCGGAGACCTCGGCATCCTGGACGAGGAGGGCTATCTCTTCCTCCGCGACCGCAAGATCGACCTGATCATCGCGGGCGGCGTGAACATCTACCCCGCCGAGATCGAGGCCGCCCTGCTCACCCACCCCGCCGTCGCGGACGCCGCCGCCTTCGGCATCCCGCACGCCGACCGGGGCGAGGAGGTCAAGGCCGTCGTGGAACCGGCCGAGGGATACGAGGCGGGCGAGGCGCTCGCAGCCGAGATCCTGGCCCACTGCGAGCAGCGGCTCGCGGGCTACAAGCGCCCCCGCTCGATCGACTTCATCGCCGCGATGCCCCGCGACCCCAACGGCAAGCTCTACAAACGGCGGCTGCGCGAGCCGTACTGGGAGGGCCAGGAACGGCCCCTGTAG
- a CDS encoding penicillin acylase family protein: MTFRNRLRLFAVSGLALFTVSASLPPAAASGAPEARHPKGGGLSATVRYTEYGIPHIVAKDYANLGFGTGWAQAADQVCTLADGFVTVRGERSKFFGPDAAPDFSLSSATTNLSSDLFFRGVRESGTVERLLKVPAPAGPSREAKESMRGFAAGYNAWLAQNRHRITDPACRGASWVRPITALDMAAHGFALSVLGGQGRAVDGITATRPPTVAPPAAGVTPKEAAAAAERLLSTQNADMGSNAVAFRGSTTANGRGLLLGNPHYPWDGGRRFWQSQQTIPGELNVAGGSLLGSTTISIGHNADVAWSHTVATGVPLNLHQLTLDPADPTVYLVDGKPERMTQRTVTVPVKDGAPVTRTQWWTRYGPVVTAFGAALPLPWTATTAYALNDPNATNLRAADTALGFSKARSTAGIERSLHRSQGLPWVNTIAADRSGNSFFSQAQVLPRITDELAARCSTPLGQATYPSAGLAVLDGSKASCALGRDRDAVQPGIFGPGRMPTLKNAPYVENSNDSAWLANADRPLTGYERVFGTTATQRSIRTRGAIEDVAAMAERGRLRVGDLQRQQLANRAPTGDLVAADVAQWCAALPGGTAVGSDGAAVDVSAACPVLRRWDRSVADDSRGALLFDRFWRKATAGVPAAELWKVPFDAADPVRTPRGIDTAAPGLSRALADTVTELRAARIALDAPLGKHQFVVRNGKRIPVGGGTESLGVWNKIEPVWNPAAGGYTEVSAGSSYIQAVGWDDSRCPVARTLLTYSQSSNPNSPHYSDQTRLFSDGRWVTSRFCEKDIARSPQLRVVRVHERR; encoded by the coding sequence TTGACCTTCCGTAACCGCCTCAGACTCTTCGCGGTCTCCGGTCTCGCCCTGTTCACCGTGTCGGCGTCGCTGCCACCGGCCGCCGCCTCCGGTGCGCCGGAGGCCCGGCACCCGAAGGGCGGCGGGCTCTCCGCCACCGTCCGGTACACGGAGTACGGCATTCCGCACATCGTGGCGAAGGACTACGCGAACCTCGGCTTCGGCACCGGCTGGGCGCAGGCCGCCGACCAGGTCTGCACGCTGGCGGACGGGTTCGTCACCGTGCGCGGAGAGCGGTCGAAGTTCTTCGGCCCGGACGCGGCACCGGACTTCTCCCTCTCCTCGGCGACCACGAACCTCTCGAGCGATCTGTTCTTCCGGGGCGTCCGGGAGAGCGGGACGGTGGAGAGGCTGCTGAAGGTTCCGGCCCCGGCGGGTCCGAGCCGGGAGGCCAAGGAGTCGATGCGCGGGTTCGCCGCCGGGTACAACGCGTGGCTGGCGCAGAACCGTCACCGCATCACCGATCCCGCCTGCCGGGGCGCCTCCTGGGTGCGGCCGATCACCGCGCTGGACATGGCGGCGCACGGCTTCGCGCTGTCGGTGCTCGGCGGGCAGGGGCGTGCCGTCGACGGCATCACGGCGACCCGCCCGCCGACGGTCGCACCGCCCGCAGCGGGAGTCACCCCCAAGGAGGCGGCAGCGGCGGCCGAGCGCCTCCTCTCGACGCAGAACGCCGACATGGGCTCCAACGCGGTCGCCTTCCGGGGCTCCACCACCGCCAACGGGCGCGGCCTGCTCCTCGGCAACCCGCACTACCCGTGGGACGGCGGCCGCCGCTTCTGGCAGTCCCAGCAGACGATCCCCGGTGAGCTGAACGTGGCGGGCGGCTCCCTCCTCGGCTCGACGACCATCTCGATCGGGCACAACGCGGACGTGGCGTGGAGCCACACCGTGGCGACCGGCGTCCCCCTGAACCTGCACCAGCTGACGCTGGATCCGGCCGATCCCACGGTCTATCTTGTCGACGGGAAGCCGGAGCGGATGACGCAGCGCACGGTCACCGTGCCGGTGAAGGACGGGGCGCCGGTCACCCGGACGCAGTGGTGGACCCGGTACGGCCCGGTGGTCACCGCGTTCGGGGCGGCGCTCCCGCTGCCCTGGACGGCGACCACCGCGTACGCGCTCAACGACCCGAACGCGACGAATCTGCGCGCCGCCGACACCGCGCTCGGCTTCAGCAAGGCCCGCTCCACCGCCGGGATCGAGCGGTCGCTGCACCGCTCCCAGGGGCTGCCCTGGGTCAACACGATCGCCGCCGACCGGTCGGGCAACTCCTTCTTCTCCCAGGCGCAGGTGCTGCCGAGGATCACGGACGAGCTGGCGGCCCGCTGCTCGACCCCGCTGGGCCAGGCCACCTACCCCTCGGCCGGTCTCGCGGTGCTCGACGGCTCGAAGGCGTCGTGCGCGCTCGGCCGCGACCGGGACGCGGTGCAGCCGGGCATCTTCGGGCCGGGCCGGATGCCGACCCTGAAGAACGCCCCGTACGTCGAGAACTCCAACGACAGCGCCTGGCTGGCCAACGCCGACCGGCCGCTGACGGGGTACGAGCGAGTCTTCGGCACGACCGCCACCCAGCGGTCGATCCGGACCCGGGGCGCGATCGAGGACGTGGCGGCGATGGCGGAGCGCGGACGGCTGCGCGTCGGTGACCTGCAGCGCCAGCAGCTCGCCAACCGGGCGCCGACCGGCGATCTGGTCGCGGCCGATGTGGCGCAGTGGTGCGCGGCGCTGCCCGGCGGGACGGCCGTGGGCAGTGACGGGGCGGCGGTCGATGTGTCGGCGGCCTGCCCGGTGTTGCGGCGGTGGGACCGGAGCGTGGCCGACGACAGCCGGGGCGCGCTGCTCTTCGACCGGTTCTGGCGCAAGGCGACGGCCGGGGTACCGGCGGCGGAGCTGTGGAAGGTGCCGTTCGACGCGGCCGATCCCGTACGTACGCCGCGTGGCATCGACACCGCCGCGCCCGGCCTCTCCAGGGCGCTGGCCGACACGGTGACCGAGCTGCGGGCGGCCCGTATCGCGCTCGACGCGCCTCTGGGCAAGCACCAGTTCGTCGTACGGAACGGGAAGCGCATCCCGGTCGGCGGCGGGACGGAGTCGCTGGGCGTCTGGAACAAGATCGAGCCGGTGTGGAACCCGGCGGCGGGCGGCTACACCGAGGTGTCGGCCGGTTCGAGCTACATCCAGGCCGTCGGCTGGGACGACAGCCGGTGCCCGGTGGCCCGGACGCTGCTCACGTACTCCCAGTCCTCGAACCCGAATTCGCCGCACTACAGCGACCAGACGCGGCTGTTCTCGGACGGGCGGTGGGTGACGTCCCGGTTCTGCGAGAAGGACATCGCGCGCTCGCCGCAGCTGCGGGTGGTGCGGGTGCACGAGCGGCGGTAA
- a CDS encoding acyl-CoA synthetase, producing the protein MTGVRSSTVDGVLTRSARRTPERTAVRYGDRVWSYRALDAAVSTTAAVLTGDHDLHPGDRVASYAHNSDAYLIAFLACARAGLIHVPVNQNLTGDDLAYLLDQSGSALVLTDPDLADRVPVGRPVRALRDAPGSLLDALGTERPFTPERAPGSGDLVQLLYTSGTTALPKGAMMTHGALVHEYVSAITALGLAAGDRPVHSLPLYHSAQMHVFLLPYLAVGAENTILDGPDAGRIFDLVEAGLADSLFAPPTVWIGLSHHPDFAARDLSALRKAYYGASIMPVPVLERLRARLPHLAFYNCFGQSEIGPLATVLGPDEHEGRMESCGRPVLFVEARVVDEEGREVPDGTAGEVVYRSPQLCTGYWDKPEETAEAFRDGWFRSGDLAVRDAEGYFTVVDRVKDVINSGGVLVASRQVEDALYTHPAVAETAVVGLPDERWIEAVTAVVVLRDEASDAELIAHAREKLAPFKAPKRIVFVEELPRNASGKILKRQLRDELT; encoded by the coding sequence ATGACCGGTGTACGCAGCAGCACAGTCGACGGCGTCCTCACCCGCAGCGCCCGCCGCACCCCGGAACGGACCGCCGTACGGTACGGCGACCGCGTCTGGAGCTACCGGGCCCTGGACGCGGCGGTCTCCACCACGGCTGCTGTCCTGACGGGGGATCACGACCTGCACCCCGGCGACCGGGTGGCCTCGTACGCCCACAACTCGGACGCCTATCTGATCGCCTTCCTCGCCTGCGCGAGGGCCGGGCTCATCCACGTACCGGTCAACCAGAACCTCACCGGCGACGACCTGGCCTATCTCCTGGACCAGTCGGGATCCGCCCTCGTCCTCACCGACCCGGACCTCGCGGACCGGGTCCCCGTCGGCCGCCCCGTACGAGCTCTGCGCGACGCTCCGGGCTCGCTCCTGGACGCCCTGGGGACCGAGCGGCCCTTCACCCCGGAGCGGGCCCCCGGCTCCGGCGACCTGGTGCAGCTGCTCTACACCTCCGGGACCACGGCCCTCCCCAAGGGCGCGATGATGACGCACGGGGCCCTGGTCCACGAGTACGTCAGCGCGATCACCGCCCTCGGCCTGGCGGCGGGCGACCGGCCCGTGCACTCGCTGCCGCTCTACCACTCCGCCCAGATGCACGTCTTCCTGCTGCCGTATCTGGCGGTCGGCGCGGAGAACACCATCCTGGACGGGCCGGACGCGGGCCGGATCTTCGACCTGGTCGAAGCGGGCCTGGCCGACAGCCTGTTCGCCCCGCCCACCGTCTGGATCGGCCTCTCCCACCACCCCGACTTCGCCGCCCGCGACCTCTCCGCCCTCCGCAAGGCGTACTACGGGGCGTCGATCATGCCCGTGCCCGTCCTGGAACGGCTCCGCGCCCGCCTGCCCCACCTGGCCTTCTACAACTGCTTCGGCCAGAGCGAGATCGGCCCGCTCGCCACCGTCCTCGGACCCGACGAGCACGAGGGGCGGATGGAGTCCTGCGGCCGGCCCGTCCTCTTCGTGGAGGCCCGGGTGGTCGACGAGGAGGGCCGCGAGGTCCCCGACGGCACGGCAGGCGAGGTGGTCTACCGCTCGCCCCAGCTCTGCACCGGCTACTGGGACAAGCCCGAGGAGACGGCGGAGGCCTTCCGCGACGGCTGGTTCCGCTCGGGCGACTTGGCGGTCCGGGATGCCGAGGGCTACTTCACCGTCGTCGACCGGGTGAAGGACGTCATCAACTCGGGCGGCGTCCTCGTCGCCTCCCGCCAGGTGGAGGACGCCCTCTACACCCACCCCGCCGTCGCCGAAACCGCGGTCGTCGGCCTGCCCGACGAGCGCTGGATCGAGGCCGTCACCGCCGTCGTGGTCCTGCGCGACGAGGCGAGCGACGCCGAACTCATCGCCCACGCCCGCGAGAAGCTCGCCCCCTTCAAGGCACCCAAGCGGATCGTCTTCGTGGAGGAGCTGCCCCGCAACGCCAGCGGAAAGATCCTCAAGCGGCAACTGCGCGACGAGCTCACCTGA
- a CDS encoding amino acid ABC transporter ATP-binding protein: MSKAAAPGGPVLRMEAVRKSFGTSLVLRDVDLEVAPHTVTALIGASGSGKSTLLRCANLLEEVDDGAIWLDGEEITDPRADADAVRRRIGVVFQAYNLFPHLTVLQNITLAPQRVHGLSRADAEAQARELLDRLGLGAKADEYPDRLSGGQQQRTAIVRALAVRPRLLLLDEITAALDPELVGEVLNLVREVKDEGMTMVIATHEMAFAREVADQVCFLDAGVVLERGTPQEVFGAPREERTQKFLRRIVEAGRL, encoded by the coding sequence ATGAGCAAGGCAGCCGCCCCGGGAGGCCCGGTGCTGCGGATGGAGGCGGTCCGCAAGTCGTTCGGTACGTCGCTGGTGCTGCGGGACGTGGACCTGGAGGTCGCCCCGCACACGGTGACCGCGCTGATCGGTGCCTCCGGGTCCGGCAAGTCGACGCTGCTGCGGTGCGCCAACCTCCTGGAGGAGGTGGACGACGGGGCGATCTGGCTGGACGGCGAGGAGATCACCGACCCCCGGGCCGACGCGGACGCGGTACGCCGCCGGATCGGGGTGGTCTTCCAGGCGTACAACCTCTTCCCGCACCTCACCGTCCTGCAGAACATCACCCTCGCCCCGCAGCGCGTGCACGGCCTCTCCCGCGCCGACGCCGAGGCACAGGCCCGCGAACTGCTGGACCGGCTCGGGCTCGGGGCCAAGGCCGACGAGTACCCGGACCGGCTCAGCGGCGGCCAGCAGCAACGTACGGCCATCGTGCGGGCGTTGGCGGTACGGCCCCGGCTGCTGCTCCTGGACGAGATCACCGCCGCCCTGGACCCGGAGCTGGTGGGCGAGGTGCTGAACCTGGTCCGCGAGGTGAAGGACGAGGGCATGACGATGGTGATCGCCACCCATGAGATGGCCTTCGCCCGTGAGGTGGCCGACCAGGTCTGCTTCCTGGACGCGGGCGTGGTGCTGGAGCGCGGCACCCCGCAGGAGGTGTTCGGCGCGCCCCGGGAGGAGCGGACGCAGAAGTTCCTGCGCCGGATCGTGGAGGCGGGGCGGCTGTAG
- a CDS encoding amino acid ABC transporter permease encodes MTLHKTPPVVGTDTYTPSERRLARERHHRTRTRRATAIAATSTLVTGVVLYFLITGSPGWQRTQETFFSLHYAREALPEVLEGLWLNLRLLLMCGSAVLALGLLLAVARTLRGPVFFPIRALATAYTDFFRGLPLIICLLMVVFGVPALRLEGVTNDPVLLGGAALVLTYSAYVAEVFRAGIESVHPSQRAAARSLGLSSGKTLRFVVLPQAVRRVVPPLLNDLVSLQKDTGLVSIAGAVDAVYAAQIIASKDFNYTPYVVAGLVFVALTIPMTRLTDWVTARMDRRRAQGGLV; translated from the coding sequence GTGACGCTGCACAAGACGCCGCCCGTGGTGGGCACGGACACCTACACCCCCTCCGAGCGCAGGCTCGCCCGTGAACGCCACCACCGCACCCGCACCCGGCGGGCCACGGCCATCGCCGCGACCAGCACCCTGGTCACGGGGGTGGTGCTGTACTTCCTGATCACGGGGTCACCGGGCTGGCAGCGTACGCAGGAGACGTTCTTCAGCCTCCACTACGCGCGCGAGGCGCTGCCCGAGGTCCTGGAGGGCCTCTGGCTCAACCTGCGGCTGCTGCTGATGTGCGGTTCCGCCGTGCTGGCGCTCGGGCTGCTGCTGGCCGTGGCCCGTACGCTGCGCGGTCCGGTGTTCTTCCCGATCCGGGCGCTGGCCACCGCGTACACGGACTTCTTCCGTGGACTGCCCCTGATCATCTGCCTGTTGATGGTGGTCTTCGGGGTGCCCGCGCTGCGCCTGGAGGGGGTGACCAACGACCCGGTCCTGCTGGGCGGCGCGGCGCTCGTGCTGACGTACTCGGCGTACGTGGCGGAGGTCTTCCGGGCCGGCATCGAGTCCGTGCACCCCTCGCAGCGGGCCGCCGCCCGGTCGCTGGGGCTCAGCAGCGGCAAGACCCTGCGGTTCGTGGTGCTGCCCCAGGCGGTACGCCGGGTGGTGCCGCCGCTCCTCAACGACCTGGTCTCCCTCCAGAAGGACACCGGTCTCGTCTCGATCGCCGGTGCGGTCGACGCCGTGTACGCGGCGCAGATCATCGCCAGCAAGGACTTCAACTACACCCCGTACGTGGTGGCGGGGCTGGTCTTCGTCGCGCTGACCATCCCGATGACCCGGCTCACCGACTGGGTGACGGCCCGGATGGACCGGCGGCGGGCGCAGGGAGGACTCGTATGA
- a CDS encoding ABC transporter substrate-binding protein produces MHLANRSLVTAACSAAVLLAALTGCAPQPEAGPQTKASGQAGGTAGACAPGKLATEVPGKLTVGTDKPAYAPWFSDDDPSNGKGFESAVAYAVAKQLGYERDAVVWQHTPFNSAFAPGAKKFDFDINQVSINEDRKKAVAFSSGYYDVRQAVVALKSSKAAKATSLADLKDVKLGAQVGTTSLEFINDLVKPDQKPAVYQRNDFAKSALKTGQVDAIVVDLPTAFYITGAEVPEATVVGQFPNSTDNPEQFGLVLDKESALTSCVSGAVDALRKDGTLAALEKEWLSDAVDAPVLK; encoded by the coding sequence ATGCATCTCGCCAACCGTTCCCTGGTCACCGCCGCCTGCTCCGCCGCCGTCCTCCTCGCCGCCCTGACCGGCTGCGCCCCGCAGCCGGAGGCCGGACCGCAGACGAAAGCATCGGGCCAGGCCGGTGGGACGGCCGGGGCGTGCGCGCCGGGCAAGCTCGCCACCGAGGTCCCGGGGAAGCTGACCGTGGGCACGGACAAGCCCGCGTACGCCCCCTGGTTCTCCGACGACGACCCGTCCAACGGCAAGGGGTTCGAGTCGGCGGTGGCGTACGCGGTGGCGAAGCAGCTCGGCTACGAGCGCGATGCGGTGGTCTGGCAGCACACGCCGTTCAACAGCGCGTTCGCGCCCGGCGCCAAGAAGTTCGACTTCGACATCAACCAGGTCTCCATCAACGAGGACCGCAAGAAGGCCGTCGCCTTCTCCTCGGGCTACTACGACGTCCGCCAGGCGGTCGTCGCCCTCAAGTCGTCGAAGGCCGCGAAGGCGACGAGCCTGGCCGATCTGAAGGACGTCAAGCTGGGCGCCCAAGTGGGCACCACCAGCCTGGAGTTCATCAACGACCTGGTGAAGCCCGACCAGAAGCCCGCCGTCTATCAGCGCAACGACTTCGCCAAGTCGGCGCTGAAGACCGGCCAGGTGGACGCCATCGTGGTGGACCTGCCCACCGCCTTCTACATCACGGGGGCCGAGGTGCCGGAGGCGACGGTCGTCGGCCAGTTCCCCAACTCCACGGACAATCCTGAGCAGTTCGGTCTGGTGCTGGACAAGGAGTCCGCCCTCACTTCCTGCGTGAGCGGTGCGGTGGACGCCCTGCGGAAGGACGGCACCCTCGCCGCCCTGGAGAAGGAATGGCTCTCCGACGCCGTCGACGCGCCGGTGCTCAAGTGA
- the paaK gene encoding phenylacetate--CoA ligase PaaK codes for MTAMLDAAERLGRAELEALQLERLRTTLRHAYENVPFYRAAFDGAGLRPEDCRTLADLARFPFTTKADLRDNYPFGMFAVPERDVRRIHASSGTTGRPTVVGYTERDLDTWADVVARSIRAAGGRPGHKVHVAYGYGLFTGGLGAHYGAERLGCTVIPASGGMTARQVQLIQDFRPEIIMVTPSYMLTLLDEFERQGVDPRTTSLEVGIFGAEPWTEAMRREIEDRFAIDAVDIYGLSEVMGPGVAQECVETKDGLHIWEDHFYPEVVDPFTGEVLPDGEEGELVFTSLTKEAMPVIRYRTRDLTRLLPGTARIFRRMEKVTGRSDDMVILRGVNLFPTQIEEIVLRTPAVAPHFQLRLTRHGRLDALTVFAEARPDATADEREKAARAIAAGVKDGVGVSVNVEIVDPESLERSVGKIRRIVDLRETGTE; via the coding sequence ATGACAGCCATGCTGGACGCGGCGGAGCGGCTCGGACGCGCGGAGCTGGAGGCCCTCCAGCTGGAACGGCTCCGCACGACCCTGCGCCACGCCTACGAGAACGTCCCCTTCTACCGGGCCGCCTTCGACGGGGCGGGGCTGCGGCCGGAGGACTGCCGTACGCTCGCCGACCTCGCCCGCTTCCCCTTCACCACCAAGGCCGATCTGCGCGACAACTACCCCTTCGGGATGTTCGCCGTGCCGGAGCGGGACGTCCGCCGCATCCACGCCTCCAGCGGGACGACCGGGCGCCCGACCGTGGTCGGGTACACCGAACGGGACCTGGACACCTGGGCCGACGTGGTCGCCCGGTCGATCAGGGCGGCGGGCGGCAGGCCCGGCCACAAGGTCCATGTGGCCTACGGCTACGGGCTGTTCACCGGCGGGCTCGGCGCGCACTACGGGGCCGAGCGGCTCGGCTGCACGGTGATCCCCGCCTCCGGCGGCATGACCGCCCGGCAGGTGCAGCTGATCCAGGACTTCCGCCCCGAGATCATCATGGTGACGCCGTCGTACATGCTGACGCTGCTGGACGAGTTCGAGCGGCAGGGCGTCGACCCGCGGACGACCTCCCTCGAGGTGGGGATCTTCGGCGCGGAGCCATGGACCGAGGCGATGCGGCGGGAGATCGAGGACCGGTTCGCGATCGACGCGGTCGACATATACGGGCTCTCCGAGGTGATGGGCCCCGGGGTGGCGCAGGAGTGCGTGGAGACGAAGGACGGGCTGCACATCTGGGAGGACCACTTCTACCCGGAGGTGGTGGACCCGTTCACCGGTGAGGTGCTGCCCGACGGGGAGGAAGGGGAGCTGGTCTTCACCTCGCTGACCAAGGAGGCGATGCCGGTGATCCGCTACCGCACCCGGGATCTGACGCGGCTGCTGCCGGGGACGGCCCGGATCTTCCGGCGGATGGAGAAGGTGACCGGGCGCAGCGACGACATGGTGATCCTGCGCGGGGTGAACCTGTTCCCGACCCAGATCGAGGAGATCGTGCTCCGTACGCCCGCCGTCGCCCCGCACTTCCAGCTGCGGCTGACCCGGCACGGGCGGCTGGACGCGCTCACGGTCTTCGCGGAGGCGCGGCCGGACGCGACGGCCGACGAACGGGAGAAGGCGGCCCGGGCCATCGCGGCAGGCGTCAAGGACGGCGTCGGGGTGTCGGTGAACGTCGAGATCGTGGACCCGGAGTCGCTGGAGCGTTCGGTGGGCAAGATCCGGCGGATCGTGGACCTGCGGGAGACCGGGACGGAGTGA
- a CDS encoding alpha/beta fold hydrolase: MPTFSAYDTTRLAYHLVGEGEPLICLPGGPMRASACLGELGGLGAVRQLVLLDLRGTGDSAAPEDPATYRCDRLVDDVEALREHLGLDRIDLLAHSAGANLAQLYAARHPERLRTLTLITPSTQAAGIPVTHQDLRDAARLRSGEPWYAEARAAQEALLAGGPFAELWPAVRPLTYGRWDGTAKAHAAASAGQTNAEARGRYDDGAYDPATTVPALRELTAPVLVLAGELDGHPSPDRATELAALFPYGEFTVQKGAGHFPWLDDPGAFSRTVAAFLDGEVRSVSAGGVRLAYRVWGDPAAPPVVLLHGRGGSSLTWTRIAGELAAEHRVYAPDFRGHGLSDWPGHYSFELFRDDLHAFLEARNLAGATVVGHSMGGVAAYLLAQREPGLIGRLVIEDAPPLLPLDPPRPAAERPEGELDFDWPVVPHTDAQLNAPDPASRERLAEITAPTLVIGGGATSHIDQKQLAHMAETIPDAVFVTIEAGHLVHTARPEEFLAALRSFGLG, encoded by the coding sequence ATGCCGACCTTCTCCGCGTACGACACCACCCGGCTCGCCTACCACCTGGTGGGGGAGGGCGAGCCGCTGATCTGCCTGCCCGGCGGGCCGATGAGGGCGAGCGCCTGCCTGGGGGAGCTGGGCGGGCTCGGTGCCGTACGGCAGCTGGTCCTGCTCGACCTGCGCGGAACGGGCGACTCCGCCGCACCCGAAGACCCCGCCACCTACCGGTGCGACCGGCTCGTCGACGACGTGGAGGCGCTGCGCGAACACCTCGGCCTGGACCGGATCGACCTGCTGGCCCACTCGGCGGGCGCGAACCTGGCCCAGCTGTACGCCGCCCGGCACCCGGAGCGGCTGCGCACCCTCACCCTGATCACCCCCTCCACCCAGGCCGCCGGTATCCCCGTCACCCACCAGGACCTGCGCGACGCGGCCCGGCTGCGCAGCGGCGAACCCTGGTACGCCGAGGCACGGGCCGCCCAGGAGGCGCTGCTCGCGGGCGGGCCCTTCGCCGAGCTGTGGCCCGCCGTCCGGCCGCTCACCTACGGCCGCTGGGACGGGACGGCGAAGGCCCACGCCGCCGCCTCCGCCGGGCAGACCAACGCCGAGGCGCGCGGCCGGTACGACGACGGCGCGTACGACCCCGCCACCACCGTCCCGGCCCTGCGCGAGCTGACCGCGCCGGTCCTCGTCCTCGCCGGGGAGCTGGACGGTCACCCGAGCCCGGACCGGGCGACGGAGCTGGCCGCGCTCTTCCCGTACGGCGAGTTCACCGTCCAGAAGGGCGCGGGGCACTTCCCGTGGCTCGACGATCCGGGGGCCTTCTCCCGTACGGTCGCGGCCTTCCTCGACGGGGAGGTCCGGAGTGTGTCGGCGGGCGGTGTCCGGCTCGCCTACCGGGTGTGGGGCGACCCCGCCGCCCCGCCGGTCGTCCTGCTCCACGGCCGGGGAGGCTCCTCCCTCACCTGGACGCGGATCGCCGGGGAACTGGCCGCCGAACACCGCGTGTACGCCCCCGACTTCCGGGGCCACGGGCTCAGCGACTGGCCCGGCCACTACTCCTTCGAGCTGTTCCGCGACGACCTGCACGCCTTCCTGGAGGCCCGCAACCTGGCGGGCGCCACCGTCGTGGGGCACTCCATGGGCGGGGTGGCCGCCTACCTCCTCGCCCAGCGCGAACCGGGGCTCATCGGCCGGCTCGTCATCGAGGACGCCCCGCCGCTCCTCCCGCTCGACCCGCCCCGCCCGGCCGCCGAACGCCCCGAAGGCGAGCTGGACTTCGACTGGCCCGTCGTCCCGCACACCGACGCCCAGCTGAACGCCCCGGACCCGGCCTCCCGCGAGCGGCTGGCCGAGATCACCGCCCCGACGCTGGTCATCGGCGGCGGTGCGACGAGCCACATCGACCAGAAACAGCTGGCCCACATGGCGGAGACCATCCCCGACGCCGTGTTCGTCACCATCGAGGCGGGCCACCTCGTCCACACCGCCCGGCCGGAGGAGTTCCTCGCCGCGCTCCGGTCGTTCGGCCTGGGCTGA